From the genome of Leptotrichia sp. HSP-342:
TAGTCATAGCTTTCCTGCCAAATTAAATTCAACAGGTTCTCCTTTCGATATTATATTTTTTCGCTTATATTATTTATTCTCCAGAAATTTAATTCCTGTAACTTTGCTGAAATATCCATATCTACAACTTTTATGTTTTTATCTAATTCCAATTTATAAGTTGTCATGTTAAGTATTGCAGAAATTCCACTTTTTACAAGACCTTCTGCTGCAATTTGCGCCTGTTCTTTTACAACTGCTAAAATAGCCATTTCAATTCTTGTATCAGAATTATTCTTCATGTTTTTTATAAATTCATCAACATTTTGTATATCCTGAACAATTAAATTATTAGCAGCTGTTTTCCCAATCTTATTCTTATCCTTGTCAAATATCCCAACAATTTTAAATCCTTCACCTAAGACATCGAGATTCGAGGAAAGCATTTCTCCCATCTTACCATGTCCTACAATTATCACATTGTTAATTTTATCAATTCCAAGAATTTTTGTAATAATTTCTATCAGATTATCTATATCATAACCTTTCCCTCGTACACCAAACTCACCAAATGTTGATAAATCTTTACGTACCTGAGCAGAAGTAGTGTTCATAATTTTGGCAAGTTCGATGGAATTTATTTCGTTATACTGTTTTCGGACTTCTTTTAGAATAGATAGATATTCTGTCAGTCTTTGTACAACTCTTTCAGAAATTTCCATTTTTTTTAACTTCATATTTCCTCCTATGAAAATTAGAAAATTACAATCTAGCCTTCTATTCTTATTTTGAACTAGGATTGCTATACAATAATTTTTCTCCAATTACCATTTTACGTCCATTAATAATATCTACTCCCTTTTGAAGTTTTTTCCCTTCAAATTTTGCCTCTAAAATCAATAATCCTCCATTTGCGACTTTTACAACAGGCCCTTTTTTATTGATAATTTCGACAATTGTACCATTTTCTACTTCATCTTCATATTTTTTTTCAATTTTTTCACTTTTATAAATTTTTATGTTTTCACCTTTTTCGTTGGAAGTATGTGCTGCTGGAAATGGGTTTAATCCACGAATTTGATTGTAAATAACTTCTTTTGTGCTACTCCAGTTGATTTTTGCCTGTTCCTTTGTAATCGGCTTTACTAAAGTGGCTTTGCTGTCATCTTGTTTTTCCGCCTGAACTTCCCCATTTTCAATCAGTTTCAACGCTTTTTCAAGTCCAGCCGCTCCCAGATCCTTCAATTTATCGTGCAGAGTCCCAAGCGTATCATCTTCTGCAATTTTACAATATTCCTTTAAAATTACATCTCCAGAATCAAGCCCTTCCTCAATATACATTATGCTTACACCTGTTTCAGCGTCGCCATTTAAAATAGCGGAATGAATAGGCGAAGCCCCTCTATATTTCGGCAAAAGTGAAGAATGCACGTTTATTATTCCATATTTTGGAATATCAATTATTTCTTTTGGCAAAATTTTTCCATAAGCTACAACTACGATTAAATCAGGATTTACTTCCTTAATTTTGTTTATAACTTCTTCATCCTTCATTTTTTTTGGCTGAATAATTTCCACATTATTATCAATTCCAAACTGCTTTACGGGAGAAAATATAATTTTATTTCCTCTGGCATTTATTTTATCCTCTTTTGTAAAAATAAGCTGTAAATCCGTATTTTTAAATACAACTTCCAGACTTGGTATTGCAAATTCTGGTGTTCCCATAAATATTGTCTTCATTTAATTTCTCACTTTCCTGACTTTATTAGTCCAAGTCCCTGTAAATTCTGCCTTTTGCAAAATCTTTCTTTAGAACATCTAATTTTTTAGCAACTAATCTTTTATTCATAACCGAAAGTTTGTCTGTAAACAGGATTCCTTCTATGTGATCAAATTCGTGCTGAAATGCCCTAGCCCACATTTCATCGAGTTCTTCAATGACTTCTTCCCCATTTTCATTCAAATATTTCACTTTAATTTTTGCAGGACGGTTTACTTTCTTAAAAACTCCAGGAATGCTCAAGCATCCTTCCTCCATATCTGCAATTTCTTCAGAAAACTCCAAAATTTCTGGATTAATAACTTTTTTTACAACTCCTTCGTGTTCCAGCACAAAAAATCTTTTGGCAATATCCACCTGATTTGCAGCAAGTCCCACTCCATTGGCTTTTCTCATAAGAGCAACCATTTCATCTAAAATTTCTCTTATATTATCATCAACTACGTCAACTTTTTCTGATTTTTCACGTAAAGTTGGATGTCCATATAAAACTATTTTCATTTTTATTTTTTCTCTCCTTATTAAACTCATTATTACCCATTTTATTTTATCATATTATTTGATAAATTTTAATACAAAACATCAATTAATTTTTTATTTAAATTTTATTTTAAATTATTTCTACCAAGCTAATTGTTTTTCTCAATTTTTCATATTAGTTTTTTTAACGCAGAGGTATCAAACGCCATATCTCTTATTTCACAATATCAGTTACTTTAACATCTTTGAATTGATTAGCACTTAACAATTATGGCGAAAGTTCTACGAACTACTCCCGCTTGACGCAAAACTTTCTTATAAAAGAAAACTTGTTTTTGAATACTCGACTATTCTAATATGAAAAATAAATTTTACTTTAAATACATTCCAAAAGCTCAAACAGTTCTTTTTCTCTTAATGAAATTTTGCTTGATAAATTTTACTTATAACAATTATTTCAATAAACTAAAAAAGTTGTTATTTCTAGAAATTTAAAATTACTAATTTCAACAGAATGTTATAAATATCAAAATTAAATTTTTCAATCAATTAACTTCCTAAATCCCAATTTTGTTTCCGATACAAGTACTGCAAAAAGTACCAATCCAGCACCAACTACCACTCTAAATGATAATCTTTCACTTAGTATAAAAAATGCAAAAAGTGGTGCAAAAAGCGATTCTGTTGACATTAGCACTGAAGCTCTTGTAGAAGTTGTGTATTTTTGGCAGAATGTCTGTAATACTGTTGGTATCGCCGTTGAGAAGATTGTTAAATAAATTATTGCAATCAGCATCATTCCTGCAGGCTTTTGAATTTTGCTCGTATCTGAAAAGATAAAAATATTTATCACAAACAATATTCCCGCTACAAACATCTGCATAACAACAAGTTTTAAAGGCTCAACTTTTTTACTAAAATATCCATTCGTAGCAATTTGTCCTGCAAAAAATATCGCACTTATAATTGTCAAAATATCACCAAAATTAAGATTTGCAAGATTCATCTTCCTGTCAAAACTTATCACAGCAACTCCCATTACACAAATAACCGAAGCCAGAAATGCAAAAATATCAGGACGTTTTTTGTGCAAAAACCAAAAAATATAAGGAACAATTATAACGTTTATCGAAGTAAAAAAAGCATTTTTACTGGCAGTCGTAAGCATCGCTCCATAAGTTTGGAAAGCGTATCCAAAAAACTGAAAAATTCCAACTATTAATCCAGCAAGAACATCATTTTTTTTGAATTTTCCTACTTTTCTAAAGAAAATTCCATAAAGAATAATCCCTCCCACAAGAAATCTAACCGCTGACAAATAAAATGGATTAACTCCTGTATTCAGCCCAATCTTCACAAATACAAACCCAAGTCCCCAAAATATCCCTACAAAAAGCAGTCCAAAATCTGCTAAATACTGTTTCACAAAACTTCTCCTTATCATTTTGAAATTTTTCCAAAAATAAATTAGTAATATTAAATAAATCTAACTTATATTAAACACTATTTAAAAATAATTTTACAATTCATTTCATTACTTTGTTTCATCGCTAAAAAACTTCTTATAAATATCCATTTTCAAAAATTCATTTTCTATTTTTCCATCACTCTTTTCTAGATATTCCATTACAAAATCACGTACAAATTTGATTTCTTTCACATTTTTTACAATGTCGGTAAAAAGCATGT
Proteins encoded in this window:
- a CDS encoding redox-sensing transcriptional repressor Rex, which gives rise to MKLKKMEISERVVQRLTEYLSILKEVRKQYNEINSIELAKIMNTTSAQVRKDLSTFGEFGVRGKGYDIDNLIEIITKILGIDKINNVIIVGHGKMGEMLSSNLDVLGEGFKIVGIFDKDKNKIGKTAANNLIVQDIQNVDEFIKNMKNNSDTRIEMAILAVVKEQAQIAAEGLVKSGISAILNMTTYKLELDKNIKVVDMDISAKLQELNFWRINNISEKI
- the fmt gene encoding methionyl-tRNA formyltransferase: MKTIFMGTPEFAIPSLEVVFKNTDLQLIFTKEDKINARGNKIIFSPVKQFGIDNNVEIIQPKKMKDEEVINKIKEVNPDLIVVVAYGKILPKEIIDIPKYGIINVHSSLLPKYRGASPIHSAILNGDAETGVSIMYIEEGLDSGDVILKEYCKIAEDDTLGTLHDKLKDLGAAGLEKALKLIENGEVQAEKQDDSKATLVKPITKEQAKINWSSTKEVIYNQIRGLNPFPAAHTSNEKGENIKIYKSEKIEKKYEDEVENGTIVEIINKKGPVVKVANGGLLILEAKFEGKKLQKGVDIINGRKMVIGEKLLYSNPSSK
- the def gene encoding peptide deformylase; amino-acid sequence: MKIVLYGHPTLREKSEKVDVVDDNIREILDEMVALMRKANGVGLAANQVDIAKRFFVLEHEGVVKKVINPEILEFSEEIADMEEGCLSIPGVFKKVNRPAKIKVKYLNENGEEVIEELDEMWARAFQHEFDHIEGILFTDKLSVMNKRLVAKKLDVLKKDFAKGRIYRDLD
- a CDS encoding DMT family transporter, which translates into the protein MKQYLADFGLLFVGIFWGLGFVFVKIGLNTGVNPFYLSAVRFLVGGIILYGIFFRKVGKFKKNDVLAGLIVGIFQFFGYAFQTYGAMLTTASKNAFFTSINVIIVPYIFWFLHKKRPDIFAFLASVICVMGVAVISFDRKMNLANLNFGDILTIISAIFFAGQIATNGYFSKKVEPLKLVVMQMFVAGILFVINIFIFSDTSKIQKPAGMMLIAIIYLTIFSTAIPTVLQTFCQKYTTSTRASVLMSTESLFAPLFAFFILSERLSFRVVVGAGLVLFAVLVSETKLGFRKLID